The Pedosphaera parvula Ellin514 genome includes a region encoding these proteins:
- a CDS encoding bifunctional 2-methylcitrate dehydratase/aconitate hydratase, which produces MSSSSNNLRPPPDQLFADIADYVTKYLIESDEAYRTAQYCLLDTLGCGFLALEYPACTKLLGPVVPGTTVPHGSRVPGTQYELDPVTAAFNIGTIIRWLDFNDTWLAAEWGHPSDNLGAILAVSDFISRRNLQEGKKPLSVRDLLTAMIKAHEIQGVLALANSFNRVGLDHVLLVRIASTAIATQLLGGTREQIINAVSNAWVDGGALRAYRHSPNTGSRKSWAAGDATSRGVQHAFMAIKGEMGYPSALSTKNWGFCDVLFKGNPITLARPLGSYVMEHVLFKISFPAEFHAQTAVEAAFKLHPMVRDRIDDIEQIAITTHESAIRIIDKAGPLHNPADRDHCLQYMVSVALLFGSLTADHYEEETARDLRVDALRARMVVREDSRYSREYLEPDKRSIANAVQIFFKDGSSTEKVEVEYPVGHRRRRAEGIPLLLEKFRKALRCRFPEPQAQNIFELCNDRHRLDSMPVSQFVEQFIPSTVDSLP; this is translated from the coding sequence ATGAGTAGTTCCTCCAACAATCTGCGCCCTCCGCCAGACCAATTATTTGCCGACATCGCCGACTACGTCACAAAATATCTCATTGAGAGTGACGAGGCATACCGAACTGCACAGTACTGTTTGTTGGACACACTCGGATGCGGTTTTCTCGCACTCGAGTATCCTGCTTGCACGAAGTTGCTTGGACCAGTCGTTCCCGGGACCACGGTTCCCCACGGCAGCCGCGTTCCCGGCACGCAGTACGAACTGGATCCAGTCACGGCCGCATTCAATATCGGAACCATCATCCGTTGGCTGGACTTTAATGACACCTGGCTGGCAGCTGAATGGGGACATCCCTCGGATAACCTCGGCGCAATTTTAGCCGTATCGGATTTCATTAGCCGCCGCAACTTGCAGGAAGGGAAAAAGCCTCTTTCTGTGCGAGACCTGTTGACCGCGATGATCAAAGCTCACGAAATTCAAGGCGTTCTGGCCCTGGCCAACAGCTTCAACCGAGTCGGATTGGATCATGTCCTGCTCGTGCGAATTGCCTCGACTGCCATTGCCACCCAATTGCTGGGTGGCACCAGGGAACAAATTATTAATGCTGTTTCAAATGCATGGGTTGATGGAGGCGCTTTACGCGCTTACCGGCACTCTCCCAATACGGGATCAAGGAAATCCTGGGCTGCGGGTGACGCTACCAGTCGCGGAGTGCAACACGCGTTTATGGCGATCAAGGGAGAAATGGGTTATCCCTCAGCTCTCTCGACGAAAAACTGGGGCTTCTGCGATGTTCTCTTCAAAGGCAATCCGATTACGCTGGCCCGGCCTCTCGGTTCCTATGTCATGGAACATGTGCTCTTCAAAATTTCCTTTCCTGCTGAGTTCCATGCTCAAACGGCGGTGGAGGCAGCCTTCAAACTCCATCCCATGGTTCGCGACCGCATTGATGATATTGAACAAATCGCGATTACCACCCATGAATCCGCCATCCGGATCATTGATAAGGCGGGGCCGTTGCATAATCCCGCAGATCGTGATCATTGCCTTCAATACATGGTGAGTGTTGCGCTGCTTTTCGGCAGTTTGACAGCCGATCATTACGAGGAGGAAACGGCCCGGGATTTACGTGTGGATGCCCTGCGAGCCAGGATGGTTGTCAGGGAGGATTCGCGCTATAGCAGGGAATATCTTGAGCCTGATAAACGCTCCATTGCAAATGCGGTACAGATATTTTTCAAGGACGGCAGTTCAACGGAAAAAGTTGAGGTGGAATATCCGGTGGGCCATCGCCGCCGCAGGGCGGAAGGAATTCCCCTGTTGTTGGAAAAGTTTCGAAAGGCACTCCGCTGCCGATTCCCAGAACCGCAGGCTCAAAACATTTTTGAGCTTTGCAACGACAGGCATCGCCTCGACTCAATGCCGGTGAGTCAGTTTGTGGAACAGTTTATTCCTTCGACCGTCGACTCATTGCCCTAG
- the prpC gene encoding bifunctional 2-methylcitrate synthase/citrate synthase — protein MSEDKKSAGLAGIVAGQTAISTVGKEGLGLTYRGYAINDLAENSTFEEVAYLLIHGQLPNRNELEDYRKRLISLRGLPNALKTVLEQLPAETNPMDVLRTGCSTLGCLEPESPKREQLQIANRLLSAFPSMLLYWHQFNTQGKRIETRTDDPSIAAQFLHLLIGKPADPIHVRALDSSLILYGEHEFNASTFATRITASTLADFYSAITSGIGTLRGPLHGGANEEAMGLIEKFQTPDEAEAGLMSLLQKKQVIMGFGHRVYKISDPRSDVIKGIARKLASSSADLNLFAIAERIEAVMWREKKLFPNLDFYSALAFHFCGIPIPMFTPLFVIARTAGWSAHIIEQRANNRLIRPTAEYIGPQPRPYVPIEQR, from the coding sequence ATGAGCGAGGACAAGAAATCGGCAGGACTGGCGGGAATAGTGGCAGGTCAAACGGCCATCAGCACGGTTGGCAAGGAAGGGTTGGGACTAACCTATCGAGGATATGCCATCAACGATCTGGCGGAAAACTCCACGTTTGAAGAGGTCGCCTATTTGCTGATCCATGGTCAACTGCCCAATCGCAACGAGCTGGAAGATTACCGAAAAAGATTGATCTCTCTGCGAGGCTTGCCCAATGCATTGAAAACGGTTCTGGAACAATTGCCGGCAGAGACGAATCCCATGGATGTTTTGCGCACTGGCTGCTCAACCCTTGGCTGCCTCGAACCTGAAAGCCCGAAGAGAGAGCAACTCCAAATTGCCAACCGACTCTTGTCCGCCTTTCCTTCAATGCTGCTCTACTGGCATCAATTCAACACTCAAGGCAAACGAATCGAGACGCGCACAGACGATCCCAGCATCGCAGCTCAATTTCTTCATCTCCTGATAGGAAAGCCAGCCGATCCGATTCACGTCCGTGCCCTGGACTCATCCCTCATTCTTTATGGAGAACATGAGTTCAATGCGTCCACTTTTGCGACGCGTATTACAGCTTCCACATTGGCGGACTTTTATTCGGCCATTACCTCTGGCATTGGAACATTACGTGGGCCGTTGCACGGCGGTGCAAATGAAGAAGCCATGGGGCTCATTGAAAAGTTCCAAACACCCGATGAAGCGGAAGCGGGTTTGATGTCCTTGTTGCAAAAGAAGCAGGTGATCATGGGCTTTGGTCACCGTGTATATAAAATATCTGACCCCAGGTCCGATGTGATCAAGGGAATCGCTCGGAAGCTGGCATCTTCGAGTGCCGACTTGAACCTGTTCGCTATTGCTGAACGCATCGAAGCCGTGATGTGGCGCGAGAAAAAGTTATTTCCAAACCTGGATTTCTACAGCGCCCTTGCGTTTCACTTTTGCGGCATTCCAATTCCAATGTTCACTCCGCTATTCGTCATTGCCCGAACCGCAGGTTGGTCTGCCCATATCATCGAGCAGCGGGCAAACAATCGCCTCATCCGGCCGACGGCAGAATACATTGGACCGCAACCGCGACCTTACGTGCCGATAGAACAAAGGTAA